In Necator americanus strain Aroian chromosome IV, whole genome shotgun sequence, the following proteins share a genomic window:
- a CDS encoding hypothetical protein (NECATOR_CHRIV.G14825.T2): MEPMNSKIETRNSLDIGSEKKTFDSEADYFTPLQILLLILMFGRFILAVIILLLGLRMEKDFMRSITVAIFIPMMFCEFFNIYCEVVAYINLFSLSEEQYNFIYIYFLEWTHSFLYVIYDYVHYNIVIQLILLLYCCRLAYLKEERINAFPLNTICFAVQIIPFFLSVLYYVSDGTTDTTLRILSIASRIVMITCFIVISVQIFTSFLLLCRVLPYTHSNSTDMQLRDARSRLAWTLVYLILPYIALIPFLVDAFAWLVAFSGQPGIRTMQVQAIRRYLSTNLWLPIPENLEVSLCRILCYADDVVIFAESSTKLQHVVNVVSKLAAACELRLRSDKCKQMWISSRPRTGIKVNGQPIELVNEFCYLGCTLRKNSSYERDVQQRCAKVTSAFNSLTKCLWSVPVTNEVKLRVYLSATPIMMYGS, translated from the exons CCGATTATTTCACTCCGCTTCAAATTTTGCTCTTGATTCTGATGTTTGGACGGTTCATTTTGGCTGTGATCATACTTCTTCTCGGGCTTAGg ATGGAAAAGGATTTCATGAGGTCAATTACGGTCGCAATCTTCATACCAATGATGTTTTGCGAATTTTTCAATATCTATTGTGAAGTAGTCGCCTATATAAATCTATTTTCGTTGAGTGAAGAGCAATACAATTTCATTTACAT CTATTTTTTGGAATGGACTCACAGTTTCCTCTATGTTATTTATGATTATGTGCATTATAATATTGTAATCCAGTTGATTCTGTTGTTGTATTGCTGTCGACTGGCATATCTGAAAGAAGAGCGGATCAACGCGTTTCCTTTAAA CACCATTTGTTTCGCCGTGCAAATTATTCCATTCTTCTTGAGCGTACTTTACTACGTTTCCGATGGTACCACCGATACCACTCTACGTATCTTATCGATCGCTTCACGGATTGTGATGATAACCTGCTTTATTGTGATCTCTGTGCAAATCTTTACC TCATTCTTGTTGCTTTGCCGAGTTCTACCGTACACCCATTCAAATTCAACGGATATGCAATTACGTGATGCTCGGAGTCGTCTAGCTTGGACACTTGTCTACCTTATTCTTCCTTACATCGCACTAATTCCTTTCCTTG TTGATGCTTTCGCCTGGCTTGTTGCGTTTTCTGGACAGCCTGGTATTCGAACGATGCAAGTGCAAGCC ATACGCCGATATTTGAG cacTAATCTTTGGCTACCCATTCCTGAGAACTTGGAAGTTTCTCTATGCAGAATTTTGTGT tacgccgacgatgttgttatattcgcggaaagcagtacgaaacttcaacatgttgtcaacgttgtatcgaagctggctgcagcctgtGAACTACGTCTACgctctgataaatgcaagcagatgtggatctcctcgagacctcgaacgggaatcaagGTGAACGGACagccgatagaactcgtcaaTGAGTTTTgctacctgggctgtacgctgaggAAAAAcagcagctacgagagagatgttcagcaaagatgcgctaaggtcacttctgcatttaactccttaacgaaatgcctgtggtcggtCCCcgtcaccaacgaagtcaagctgcgagtctacctatccgcaacacccatcatgatgtacggatcatGA
- a CDS encoding hypothetical protein (NECATOR_CHRIV.G14825.T3), whose protein sequence is MSDAEQITAVAEFPMCTELFCADYFTPLQILLLILMFGRFILAVIILLLGLRMEKDFMRSITVAIFIPMMFCEFFNIYCEVVAYINLFSLSEEQYNFIYIYFLEWTHSFLYVIYDYVHYNIVIQLILLLYCCRLAYLKEERINAFPLNTICFAVQIIPFFLSVLYYVSDGTTDTTLRILSIASRIVMITCFIVISVQIFTSFLLLCRVLPYTHSNSTDMQLRDARSRLAWTLVYLILPYIALIPFLVDAFAWLVAFSGQPGIRTMQVQAIRRYLSTNLWLPIPENLEVSLCRILCYADDVVIFAESSTKLQHVVNVVSKLAAACELRLRSDKCKQMWISSRPRTGIKVNGQPIELVNEFCYLGCTLRKNSSYERDVQQRCAKVTSAFNSLTKCLWSVPVTNEVKLRVYLSATPIMMYGS, encoded by the exons CCGATTATTTCACTCCGCTTCAAATTTTGCTCTTGATTCTGATGTTTGGACGGTTCATTTTGGCTGTGATCATACTTCTTCTCGGGCTTAGg ATGGAAAAGGATTTCATGAGGTCAATTACGGTCGCAATCTTCATACCAATGATGTTTTGCGAATTTTTCAATATCTATTGTGAAGTAGTCGCCTATATAAATCTATTTTCGTTGAGTGAAGAGCAATACAATTTCATTTACAT CTATTTTTTGGAATGGACTCACAGTTTCCTCTATGTTATTTATGATTATGTGCATTATAATATTGTAATCCAGTTGATTCTGTTGTTGTATTGCTGTCGACTGGCATATCTGAAAGAAGAGCGGATCAACGCGTTTCCTTTAAA CACCATTTGTTTCGCCGTGCAAATTATTCCATTCTTCTTGAGCGTACTTTACTACGTTTCCGATGGTACCACCGATACCACTCTACGTATCTTATCGATCGCTTCACGGATTGTGATGATAACCTGCTTTATTGTGATCTCTGTGCAAATCTTTACC TCATTCTTGTTGCTTTGCCGAGTTCTACCGTACACCCATTCAAATTCAACGGATATGCAATTACGTGATGCTCGGAGTCGTCTAGCTTGGACACTTGTCTACCTTATTCTTCCTTACATCGCACTAATTCCTTTCCTTG TTGATGCTTTCGCCTGGCTTGTTGCGTTTTCTGGACAGCCTGGTATTCGAACGATGCAAGTGCAAGCC ATACGCCGATATTTGAG cacTAATCTTTGGCTACCCATTCCTGAGAACTTGGAAGTTTCTCTATGCAGAATTTTGTGT tacgccgacgatgttgttatattcgcggaaagcagtacgaaacttcaacatgttgtcaacgttgtatcgaagctggctgcagcctgtGAACTACGTCTACgctctgataaatgcaagcagatgtggatctcctcgagacctcgaacgggaatcaagGTGAACGGACagccgatagaactcgtcaaTGAGTTTTgctacctgggctgtacgctgaggAAAAAcagcagctacgagagagatgttcagcaaagatgcgctaaggtcacttctgcatttaactccttaacgaaatgcctgtggtcggtCCCcgtcaccaacgaagtcaagctgcgagtctacctatccgcaacacccatcatgatgtacggatcatGA
- a CDS encoding hypothetical protein (NECATOR_CHRIV.G14826.T1), whose translation MQHSKIFREADDEVSAGNVSDSVQENFNWDDVTETSVQCCFKTTMVPIALFTYIHACFQHNVSESGDSCFDVNA comes from the exons ATGCaacattccaaaattttccggGAAGCTGATGACGAGGTCAGCGCTG GTAATGTATCAGACAGTGTACAAGAGAACTTTAACTGGGACGACGTCACTGAAACATCCGTTCAGTGTTGCTTTAAA ACGACTATGGTTCCCATAGCATTATTCACCTACATACATGCTTGTTTCCAGCATAATGTCAGTGAATCTGGTGACAGCTGTTTCGACGTGAATGCTTGA
- a CDS encoding hypothetical protein (NECATOR_CHRIV.G14827.T1): protein MMYGWETWAAPSTVIERLDCTERKLLRWLLGYFWRRVCHNEDLYAEVDVVYRRMTRGSHQHLPLPSKAKAKANRLCFFGHILRRPADRLVQRVLRSLSSSSWKKPHGRNGSSGLTL, encoded by the coding sequence atgatgtacggatgggagacttgggcagcaccatcaacggttatagagaggcttgattgcacggaacgaaagctgcttagatggctacttggctacttttggcgtagggtatgccacaatgaagatctctaCGCAGAagttgatgtggtataccggcggatgacacgtggaagtcATCAACATCTTCCACTGCCATCGAAAGCTAAGGCTAAAGCAAATCGTCTTtgtttctttggtcatatattaaggagaccggctgatcgccttgttcaacgagttctgaggagtttgtcgagttcgagctggaagaagccacatGGCcgaaacggaagttctggactgacgttgtga
- a CDS encoding hypothetical protein (NECATOR_CHRIV.G14827.T2), whose product MYGWETWAAPSTVIERLDCTERKLLRWLLGYFWRRVCHNEDLYAEVDVVYRRMTRGSHQHLPLPSKAKAKANRLCFFGHILRRPADRLVQRVLRSLSSSSWKKPHGRNGSSGLTL is encoded by the coding sequence atgtacggatgggagacttgggcagcaccatcaacggttatagagaggcttgattgcacggaacgaaagctgcttagatggctacttggctacttttggcgtagggtatgccacaatgaagatctctaCGCAGAagttgatgtggtataccggcggatgacacgtggaagtcATCAACATCTTCCACTGCCATCGAAAGCTAAGGCTAAAGCAAATCGTCTTtgtttctttggtcatatattaaggagaccggctgatcgccttgttcaacgagttctgaggagtttgtcgagttcgagctggaagaagccacatGGCcgaaacggaagttctggactgacgttgtga
- a CDS encoding hypothetical protein (NECATOR_CHRIV.G14828.T1), whose product MTSARRLSQVNQVIGIKSNHVKFDMLCSSEKGMQSLGKLVMIALSHVAGEWRLGIFLHAASCILILAILSFLPENILWLKKATHSAPKGRVPVNSLGLLQPITVLRSIITFCSGSIQGSLDAIIMPFNPYAVKKANQPWSLQALQTEMSLSTWAEFDR is encoded by the exons atgacatcagcccgccgattaagtcaagtaaatCAAGTAATAGGAATTAAG agcaatcacgtgaaatttgatatgctctgcagctccgagaagggcatgcag TCACTTGGAAAGCTTGTCATGATCGCTTTATCGcatgtagcaggagaatggaGATTAGGAATCTTCCTGCATGCTGCTTCATGCATCCTGATCCTGGCTATACTTTCTTTCCTCCCTGAAAATATACTATGGTTGAAGAAGGCT ACACATTCGGCACCGAAAGGCCGCGTGCCTGTGAACTCATTGGGTCTTCTGCAACCCATTACCGTTCTGAGAAGCATAATCACATTTTGTTCGGGAAGCATACAGG GATCATTAGATGCGATCATCATGCCCTTCAATCCATACGCGGTGAAGAAAGCTAACCAGCCATGGTCACTACAAGCTTTGCAGACGGAAATGTCACTGAGCACATGGGCTGAGTTTGACCGATGA